The proteins below are encoded in one region of Deltaproteobacteria bacterium:
- a CDS encoding DUF1080 domain-containing protein, with protein sequence DWKPAVNQGYEVQIDDRGFDPATNATGEPSHLTGAVYALAPVEKLLSRPLGQWNTFEIRAVGNKIDVFLNGAKATSYTGDGSRPASGHIGLQAHHAGSRVLFRNLRVQKL encoded by the coding sequence ACGACTGGAAGCCGGCCGTGAATCAGGGGTACGAGGTGCAGATTGACGACCGGGGCTTCGATCCGGCAACGAACGCCACCGGCGAGCCGTCGCACTTGACTGGTGCGGTGTATGCACTGGCTCCCGTTGAAAAGCTGCTCTCCAGACCCTTGGGGCAGTGGAATACATTCGAGATTCGGGCGGTCGGAAACAAGATCGATGTGTTCCTCAACGGCGCGAAGGCGACATCGTACACAGGAGATGGCAGCCGGCCTGCAAGCGGGCACATCGGGTTGCAGGCGCACCATGCAGGGTCACGCGTCTTGTTCCGCAATCTTCGCGTGCAGAAGCTCTAA
- a CDS encoding tetratricopeptide repeat protein, giving the protein MALGESLAVSRAEQRATRMTPERFRQVDRLISLVLTRKESERIAFLDEASAGDDELRRDVESLLASDQNAGTFLARPAAQLVAKGLAEGLEGGVKQAGPGTAPPTALGRYLVERELGSGGMGAVYAGYDPELGRKVAIKLIRPEPTGRMDPRESRARLLREAQSLAQVTHPNVIAIHDVGTFKDQVFIAMEYIEGCTVSDWLSAEKRKWSDIVGIFVQAGRGLAAAHAKGIVHRDFKPDNVWLGEDGRARVLDFGLARPMRADFGAEDPAPNEQPGDDTKSSPHLAMLGAQLTEPGKLLGTPAYMAPEQLNNEPADATTDQFSFCVALHQSLYGELPFTGESVGALLAAIKERRINAPKSSRVPSWLRRLLRRGLSPDRADRFESMDRLLDELGRRRFVARGRILVTALMLLATALVLGRIEWAKRGASAGHIRSLVVLPLESLSQDLAQGPDYFAEEVTDALTSHLAQIAALRVISRTSAMRYNGRTVPLSEISRELHVDAVVEGTAARVGERVRISVHLIDAHRDHQLWAENYERDLRDILALQGEIARAIANQIKIQMTRGEQTRFALASQVNPGAYEAYARGRYFWNKRTADGFHKAIAYFDEAIERDPGYALAYAGLADSYNLAAMYSVLPSQEVLPKAKKAATRALELDEGLAEAHTSLARIHENLDWDWSAAEREFRRAIELNPGYATAHHWYAEYLSAHGRHEEALSESNKAHQLDPFSLTINTSLGLILAEGGREDLAIERFRKTVEMDANFSYVHFQFGRTYLRRMAFVEAIAEFQKASALSPTMSRYASALAHAYARAGREAEAHQVLEELARSSHGPHSSWTDIAIIHAGLGQNDQAFASLEKAYAHREWRLVRMKVEPMLDPVRADPRFGDLLRRLGLSP; this is encoded by the coding sequence ATGGCGCTGGGCGAGAGCCTGGCTGTATCGCGAGCTGAGCAACGAGCGACCCGGATGACCCCGGAACGGTTTCGACAAGTCGACCGATTGATATCCCTGGTGCTGACACGTAAAGAGAGCGAGCGCATCGCTTTCCTCGACGAGGCGTCTGCCGGAGACGACGAGCTGCGCCGAGATGTGGAATCTCTTCTCGCCTCCGATCAAAACGCCGGGACCTTTCTTGCCCGACCTGCCGCGCAGCTCGTCGCCAAGGGACTGGCGGAGGGGTTGGAAGGAGGAGTGAAGCAAGCCGGTCCCGGCACCGCGCCCCCCACCGCCCTCGGGCGTTACCTCGTCGAGCGAGAGCTCGGCAGCGGCGGCATGGGGGCGGTTTATGCCGGCTATGATCCGGAGTTGGGCCGAAAGGTCGCGATCAAGCTGATCCGCCCGGAACCAACGGGAAGAATGGATCCGAGGGAAAGCCGAGCGCGACTTCTACGCGAAGCGCAGTCCCTGGCTCAGGTTACGCACCCCAACGTCATTGCCATCCACGACGTGGGTACGTTCAAAGACCAGGTCTTCATTGCGATGGAGTACATCGAGGGGTGCACCGTCAGCGACTGGCTCTCAGCTGAAAAGCGAAAGTGGTCCGATATCGTGGGAATCTTTGTGCAGGCGGGAAGGGGACTCGCGGCGGCACACGCAAAGGGCATCGTTCACCGCGATTTCAAACCAGACAACGTGTGGCTCGGCGAAGACGGCCGCGCTCGCGTGCTCGACTTCGGGTTGGCGCGTCCGATGCGGGCCGATTTCGGGGCGGAGGATCCAGCTCCCAACGAACAGCCTGGCGACGACACGAAATCGTCACCGCACCTTGCGATGCTCGGCGCTCAGCTCACCGAACCGGGTAAGTTGCTCGGCACTCCGGCGTACATGGCGCCCGAACAGCTGAACAACGAACCCGCGGATGCAACGACAGACCAGTTCAGCTTTTGCGTGGCGTTGCATCAGTCGCTCTATGGCGAGTTGCCGTTCACCGGGGAGAGCGTTGGAGCCCTCCTCGCGGCCATCAAGGAGCGCAGAATCAATGCGCCAAAATCCAGCCGCGTCCCTTCGTGGCTGCGGCGGCTTCTTCGACGTGGATTGAGTCCAGACCGGGCGGACCGTTTCGAGTCGATGGACCGCCTGCTCGACGAGCTCGGGCGTCGGCGCTTCGTGGCCCGGGGCCGCATTCTGGTCACGGCGTTGATGCTCCTCGCGACAGCGTTGGTGCTTGGTCGGATTGAATGGGCCAAACGCGGCGCTTCAGCGGGCCACATCCGATCGCTTGTCGTGCTGCCGCTCGAAAGCCTTTCCCAAGACCTGGCGCAGGGTCCGGACTATTTTGCGGAGGAAGTCACCGATGCGCTGACAAGCCATTTGGCGCAGATCGCGGCATTGCGCGTCATCTCTCGAACTTCGGCGATGCGGTACAATGGACGGACAGTCCCGCTATCCGAAATCAGTCGAGAGCTGCACGTGGACGCCGTCGTCGAGGGCACAGCGGCCCGGGTGGGCGAGCGCGTTCGAATCTCGGTGCATTTGATCGACGCGCACAGAGATCATCAACTTTGGGCCGAAAATTACGAGCGCGATTTGCGCGACATCCTGGCGCTGCAGGGCGAGATAGCGCGGGCGATCGCCAACCAGATCAAAATCCAGATGACCCGGGGAGAACAGACCCGCTTCGCTTTGGCGTCCCAAGTGAATCCAGGCGCGTATGAGGCATACGCGAGGGGTCGCTATTTCTGGAACAAGAGGACGGCAGACGGCTTCCACAAAGCGATTGCTTACTTCGACGAGGCGATCGAACGAGATCCAGGTTACGCGCTCGCCTACGCCGGGTTGGCGGACTCCTATAACCTCGCGGCCATGTACAGCGTGTTGCCATCCCAAGAGGTCTTGCCGAAAGCGAAAAAAGCGGCGACCCGGGCCTTGGAGCTCGACGAAGGGCTTGCCGAGGCGCATACCTCGCTGGCGCGAATCCATGAGAATCTCGACTGGGACTGGTCGGCTGCAGAGAGAGAGTTCAGGCGCGCGATCGAGCTAAATCCCGGATATGCCACCGCCCACCATTGGTATGCGGAATACCTCTCTGCGCACGGTCGGCACGAAGAAGCGTTGTCGGAAAGCAACAAGGCCCACCAACTCGACCCTTTTTCGCTCACGATCAATACCAGCCTTGGACTGATTTTGGCGGAGGGAGGACGAGAAGATCTCGCCATCGAACGGTTTCGGAAGACCGTGGAGATGGATGCCAATTTCAGTTATGTGCATTTCCAGTTTGGCAGGACGTATTTGCGAAGGATGGCCTTCGTGGAGGCAATTGCCGAATTCCAGAAAGCCAGCGCCCTCTCCCCCACGATGTCGCGGTATGCGTCGGCGCTTGCACATGCCTACGCCCGCGCAGGGAGAGAAGCCGAAGCGCACCAAGTGCTCGAGGAGCTCGCGCGCTCCTCACACGGACCCCATTCTTCCTGGACTGATATCGCAATCATCCATGCCGGGTTAGGTCAGAACGACCAAGCGTTTGCCTCCCTTGAAAAGGCCTATGCCCATCGCGAGTGGAGGTTGGTTCGGATGAAAGTGGAGCCCATGTTAGACCCAGTGCGCGCGGACCCGCGTTTTGGCGACCTGCTGCGCCGATTAGGCCTGTCGCCTTAG
- a CDS encoding sigma-70 family RNA polymerase sigma factor, which translates to MIAATAGMDRRLTNAQRADEPAVDQLMPVVYEQLRRLAKRHLAGHRRGHTLQTTDLVNEAYLKLAHRRETEWKDRPHFVAVASRAMRCVLVDYARGRGSAKRGGNPVRVSLTEAEEGAEPGSAEILAVHDALTGLAGIDPRKSQIVELRYFGGLSVEEIAELIGLSARTVKREWRWARAWLYRELSNERPG; encoded by the coding sequence ATGATCGCGGCAACGGCGGGGATGGATCGACGGCTCACGAACGCGCAAAGGGCGGACGAACCGGCGGTCGATCAACTCATGCCGGTGGTTTACGAACAGTTGCGCCGGCTTGCGAAACGCCACTTGGCTGGCCACCGGCGGGGTCACACGCTCCAGACGACGGATCTCGTCAACGAGGCCTACCTCAAGCTCGCTCACCGGCGTGAGACCGAGTGGAAAGATCGACCTCACTTTGTGGCCGTTGCCTCGCGGGCGATGCGCTGCGTCCTCGTCGACTACGCCCGGGGGCGCGGCTCCGCCAAGCGCGGGGGCAATCCGGTCCGAGTGTCGCTCACCGAGGCGGAAGAAGGCGCAGAGCCGGGAAGTGCGGAGATCCTCGCCGTTCATGACGCGCTGACCGGATTGGCTGGGATCGATCCGCGTAAAAGTCAGATTGTCGAGCTGAGGTACTTCGGCGGTCTCAGTGTCGAAGAGATCGCGGAGCTGATCGGTCTCTCGGCCAGAACGGTGAAAAGAGAATGGCGCTGGGCGAGAGCCTGGCTGTATCGCGAGCTGAGCAACGAGCGACCCGGATGA
- a CDS encoding nucleotidyl transferase AbiEii/AbiGii toxin family protein, with protein MLSDRQVVELFHLHFVRLLCSGPDKDRFAIKGGCNLRFFFESVRYSEDIDLDVERVPVQTLKEKVGKILEGPALRLPLKSRGISVREVSAPKQTETTQRWKLGVTAEGRSLPLHTKIEFSRRKTTEQAKVEPVAASVLADYQLMPLLAPRYPLDAALRQKVGALVGRSSVQARDVFDLVVLLSKAAGKVDALRPIRSQVPKAIERSMEVSYAEFKSQVASYLKPEHQDEYGTRKAWDAMQAQVIEQFEKVPA; from the coding sequence ATGCTATCGGACCGCCAGGTCGTGGAGCTCTTTCACCTGCACTTCGTCCGGCTCCTTTGCTCGGGGCCTGACAAGGATCGCTTCGCCATCAAGGGCGGCTGCAACCTGCGCTTCTTCTTCGAGAGCGTCCGCTACTCGGAGGACATCGACCTCGACGTCGAGCGCGTCCCCGTCCAAACGCTGAAGGAGAAGGTCGGCAAGATCCTGGAAGGGCCCGCGCTGCGGCTGCCGCTCAAGAGCCGCGGCATCTCGGTGCGTGAGGTCAGCGCGCCGAAGCAGACGGAGACGACGCAACGCTGGAAGCTCGGCGTGACTGCCGAAGGCCGCTCGTTGCCTCTGCACACGAAGATCGAATTCTCGCGGCGGAAGACGACGGAGCAGGCGAAGGTCGAGCCAGTCGCGGCGAGCGTGCTGGCCGATTACCAACTCATGCCGCTTCTCGCGCCGCGCTACCCACTCGACGCAGCGCTGCGGCAGAAGGTCGGGGCACTCGTAGGCCGCAGCTCCGTCCAGGCGCGCGACGTGTTCGACCTGGTCGTGCTCCTCTCCAAGGCGGCGGGGAAGGTGGACGCGCTGCGCCCCATTCGCAGCCAGGTCCCGAAAGCCATTGAGCGTTCAATGGAGGTCTCGTACGCAGAGTTCAAGTCCCAGGTCGCGTCTTACCTGAAGCCCGAGCACCAGGACGAATATGGCACCCGCAAGGCCTGGGATGCCATGCAGGCGCAGGTGATCGAGCAGTTCGAGAAGGTGCCCGCATGA
- a CDS encoding TlpA family protein disulfide reductase, whose product MNTRLKWSLAVCLVVAVGTFAARKVSLETISELEQARATLDARELPREAAIAFALPMRDGETLDFEQLKGKVVLVTFWTSWCPPCRAEEPSLRELATMFSRDSFQLVAVSADDGWDAVDKFFAGRKPPYSVALDRGAIVSRSWGTTKFPESYLVDASGNLRLKFAGPRDWTDLDVLTLLQELGARRAL is encoded by the coding sequence ATGAACACCCGACTGAAATGGAGTCTTGCAGTCTGCCTGGTGGTGGCGGTCGGGACATTCGCAGCGAGGAAGGTCTCACTCGAGACGATCAGCGAGCTCGAACAGGCCCGCGCCACCCTCGATGCCCGCGAGCTTCCACGCGAGGCCGCGATCGCCTTCGCCTTGCCGATGCGGGACGGGGAAACGCTCGACTTCGAGCAGCTCAAAGGCAAGGTGGTCCTGGTGACCTTCTGGACCAGCTGGTGCCCGCCGTGCCGCGCCGAGGAGCCCAGCCTGCGTGAGCTGGCCACGATGTTTTCCCGTGACTCGTTCCAGCTCGTCGCTGTCAGCGCCGACGACGGTTGGGACGCCGTGGACAAGTTCTTCGCCGGCCGCAAGCCACCCTATTCGGTGGCGCTCGATCGAGGCGCCATCGTCTCGCGCTCCTGGGGAACGACGAAGTTCCCCGAAAGCTACCTCGTCGACGCGAGCGGCAACCTGCGACTCAAGTTCGCCGGTCCGCGCGACTGGACCGACCTCGACGTGCTCACGCTGCTGCAGGAATTGGGCGCGCGTCGCGCTCTTTAG
- the nrfH gene encoding cytochrome c nitrite reductase small subunit — MGGASLAGVVLGALLGAAVGIGGYTFVYARGYSYLIDDPQACMNCHVMREQFDGWVKSSHRSVATCNSCHTPHRFFAKWFVKAENGFRHSFAFTTGRFPEPIRIVPADLKVTESTCRSCHAAIVDAIDSQHAPGRELSCVRCHRNVGHLHAGE; from the coding sequence ATGGGCGGCGCGAGTCTGGCCGGCGTGGTTCTCGGCGCCCTGTTGGGCGCGGCCGTCGGGATCGGAGGCTACACCTTCGTCTACGCGCGCGGTTACAGCTACCTGATCGACGATCCCCAAGCCTGCATGAACTGTCACGTGATGCGCGAGCAGTTCGATGGCTGGGTGAAGTCGAGCCATCGCTCGGTCGCGACCTGCAATTCCTGCCACACGCCGCACCGCTTCTTCGCGAAGTGGTTCGTCAAGGCCGAGAACGGGTTTCGCCACTCGTTCGCTTTCACCACCGGGCGCTTTCCCGAGCCCATCCGAATCGTTCCGGCGGACTTGAAGGTCACCGAGTCGACGTGTCGCAGTTGCCACGCCGCCATCGTGGACGCGATCGATTCACAGCACGCGCCGGGACGCGAGCTGTCGTGCGTCCGCTGCCACCGCAACGTGGGGCACTTGCACGCAGGAGAGTGA